The following proteins are co-located in the Primulina tabacum isolate GXHZ01 chromosome 11, ASM2559414v2, whole genome shotgun sequence genome:
- the LOC142519234 gene encoding BTB/POZ domain-containing protein At1g55760-like produces the protein MSESAYRVDTTSRLAQWRIENLASCTYRKSDPFKIGKWNWYLSVEKNRSLSIKLFPEISNFARENPPIASFRIRVISSVGERQCLVHPDVSEKVVKSNEDFVWTIEIPLTGKFIIDVQFLDLKISSSSEGTSPCSIWTETFTHKPPNETALASLGRMLSENIHTDITIHASDGKTIEAHRAVLASRSPVFRSMFSHNFREKELSSVNISDMSIEACQAFLNYIYGIIKKEEFLTHRLALLRAADKYVVSDLKETCHDSLVEDIDCKNVLERLQNASLYQLPKLKNGCIRYLVKFGKIFDIGDDLNVFMQCADRELIDELFTEVLAAWKGF, from the exons ATGAGCGAGTCTGCATACCGGGTCGATACGACGTCCCGTCTTGCCCAGTGGCGGATCGAGAACTTGGCTTCTTGCACTTACAGAAAATCAGATCCTTTCAAGATCGGGAAATGGAATTG GTACTTGTCTGTGGAGAAGAATCGATCGCTGTCCATTAAATTATTTCCTGAGATATCGAATTTTGCGAGGGAAAATCCTCCGATCGCTTCTTTCAGAATCAGAGTAATCTCCTCCGTGGGTGAACGCCAGTGTTTGGTTCATCCAG ATGTTAGTGAAAAAGTGGTGAAGAGCAACGAGGATTTTGTATGGACGATTGAGATTCCATTAACCGGAAAGTTCATAATTGACGTTcagtttcttgacttgaaaatTTCATCTTCTTCAGAA GGCACATCACCTTGCTCAATATGGACCGAAACATTTACACATAAACCACCAAATGAAACAGCTCTCGCTTCCCTCGGCCGAATGCTGTCCGAGAATATCCACACCGATATCACGATCCACGCTTCTGATGGCAAAACTATAGAAGCTCACCGTGCAGTTCTTGCCTCCAGGTCTCCCGTTTTCCGCAGTATGTTCTCCCACAATTTCAGAGAGAAAGAACTCTCATCCGTAAACATCTCCGACATGTCCATCGAAGCCTGCCAAGCTTTCTTGAATTACATATACGGGATCATAAAAAAGGAAGAATTTCTTACCCACAGGTTAGCCCTTCTTCGAGCAGCTGATAAGTACGTTGTTTCGGATTTGAAAGAAACGTGCCATGACAGTTTGGTTGAAGATATTGATTGTAAGAATGTTCTGGAAAGACTGCAGAATGCTTCTCTTTATCAGCTGCCGAAACTGAAGAATGGGTGTATACGTTATCTGGTGAAGTTTGGTAAGATATTTGATATCGGGGATGATTTGAATGTGTTTATGCAGTGTGCTGATAGAGAATTGATTGATGAATTGTTCACTGAAGTTCTTGCTGCCTGGAAAGGATTCTGA
- the LOC142519235 gene encoding uncharacterized protein LOC142519235 yields MCCGSRVCCFCMCVILMVIAVGFLFGFGVFKHGFRKLKDSVHDVNESVAFRGRPLLGFGAPPPF; encoded by the coding sequence ATGTGCTGCGGATCAAGAGTATGCtgtttctgcatgtgtgtgatTCTAATGGTGATCGCCGTCGGATTTCTGTTCGGGTTTGGGGTGTTTAAACATGGATTCCGCAAGTTGAAGGATTCTGTGCATGACGTGAATGAGAGCGTCGCCTTCCGAGGACGCCCTTTACTGGGTTTTGGCGCTCCGCCGCCATTTTAG